The Actinomyces faecalis genome includes the window GGCACCTGAGCGGGGGTGGCTGAGCTGGTCACGTGTGCTCCCGGGGTCGACGACGTCGGACTACCAGCCCGACCCCACAGGTAGCCTCGTCTCCCGCTCACACGCTCTGTGGCGCGCCGCTATGGTACCCGCTCAGCGCGGACGACGCATGGTCGCCAGCGCCCGGTTGATACGGCCCGGCCACGCCGGGCCGTTGTAGATGAAGGCGGTGTAGGCCTGGAGCAGGTCCGCTCCGGCGTCGAGCATGAGCTCGGCGTCCATGATCGAGGAGATCCCGCCCACGCCGATGATAGTCGGGCCCTCGCCCAGGCGCGCGCGCAGCCGGCGTACGACCTCCAGGGACCGCGGCAGCAGAGGCGCCCCGGACAGACCTCCCTCCCCCAGGTCGTGGTCGATGGTGGTGTTGGTGGCGACCACGCCGTCCAGGCCCATGTCGGTCACGAGGTCGGCGACGGCGTCGACGTCCTCGTCGGCCAGGTCCGGGGCGATCTTGACCAGGAGGGGCACGTGACGGTGGGCGGCGGCGTCGCCGGCCTCCCGCACGGCCTCAAGGATCGGCCGCAGGGACTCCACGTTCTGCAGGTCACGCAGACCCGGGGTGTTGGGGCTGGAGACGTTGACCACGAGGTAGTCGGCCCAGCGAGCCACCGCGGCCGCGGAGTAGCGGTAGTCCTCGACGGCGTCCTGAAGCGGGACCACCTTGGTCTTGCCGATGTTGGCACCGACGACGATGCTGCGCCCGCGCACCGTCGAGCGCAGCTCGCGCAGGCGGCGAGCAGCCTCGTCCGCGCCGGAGTTGTTGAAGCCCATCCTGTTGCGCACGGCGCGCGTAGCCGGGTACCGCCACATGCGAGGCCTGTCGTTACCGGGTTGGGCCTGGGCCGTGAAGGTGCCGACCTCGATGAAGCCGAAGCCGAGGGCGTCCATACCCTCCACGGCCTCGCCCTCCTTGTCCATACCGGCGGCCAGCCCCAGCACGCCGGGAACCGGGCGGGCGAAGGGCCCTCCCTGACCGGCTGAGGGCACGGGGATCGCGGGCCGGCGTCCCCAGGCCTGGCGCACGACGTCCCGTACGAAGGGCAGGCGACCGGTAACCGCGACGCCCTTGACGCAGACGTCGTGGATGACCTCGGGGTCAATGCGTGTCAGGACGGTCTTGTACAGCAGGTCGTAGAGCACGGGCCCAGGATAGCGGGGGCCACGGCGCTCGTGCGCGACGCCGGTGGGATACTGGCACGGTCACGAGCGAGGAGAGGTGAGAGACCGTCATGATCCTGGACATCGGGCTCAAGTCCGTCCGAGAGGACCCCGCAGCCGAGGACGGGTACCGCGTGCTGGTGGACCGCCTGTGGCCGCGCGGGGTGTCCAAGGAGCGCGCAGCGCTGGACGAGTGGTGCCAGGAGATCGCTCCGTCTGCCGACCTGCGTCGCGGCTTTCACCACGGCGAGATCAGCTGGGAGGAGTTCCAGGCGCGTTACCGCGCTGAGCTGGCCCAGCCCGAGCGTGCCGAGGCTGTAGCGCACCTGCGCGCGCTGGCCGAGCGCGGGCGCCTCACCCTCCTGTACGGCACGAAGGACGGGGACCAGCGCTCCAACGCGCCGGTGCTGCGCGAGGCGCTCCTCAGACGTTGAAGCCCAGCGCCCGCAGCTGCTCGCGGCCCTCGGGCGTGATCTTGTCCGGGCCCCACGGCGGCAGCCACACCCACTGGATGCGGACCTTGTCCACGATGTAGGCCAGGGCCTGGGCCGCCTGCTCCTCGATGACGTCGGTCAGCGGGCAGGCCGCCGTCGTCAGCGTCATGTCCAGCACCACGGTGCCGTCGGGCTCGATGGCGACGCCGTAGAGCAGACCGAGGTCGACGACGTTGATGCCCAGCTCGGGGTCGATGACGTCGCGCAGGGCCTCCTCGATGGCAGCGACGTCGACGTCGGAGAGCTGGGCCGGGGTGTGCTGGGCCGCCATGGGGTTGTCGGCCGCGTCAGCAGGTGCGGTGGTGGCCGGGCTGCCGGCCGGGTTCTCGGCTCCGGGCGCCGGGGCGCCGGTGGGCTCGCTCATACGGTCTCCTTGGGGTCGTGAGGACCGAGCCGGTCCTCGGCAGTCAGTGGTGAGGGAATGCGTCAGCTGGCTGGTGCGGAGTCGGCACCTACCTGCGGCAGGACGACGCCGGAGCGCGCCAGGGCGTCCTTGAGCGCCATCCAGCCCAGCAGTGCGCACTTGACGCGGTTGGGGTACTTCGAGACCCCCTCGAAGGCTGCTCCGTCCTC containing:
- a CDS encoding quinone-dependent dihydroorotate dehydrogenase, yielding MLYDLLYKTVLTRIDPEVIHDVCVKGVAVTGRLPFVRDVVRQAWGRRPAIPVPSAGQGGPFARPVPGVLGLAAGMDKEGEAVEGMDALGFGFIEVGTFTAQAQPGNDRPRMWRYPATRAVRNRMGFNNSGADEAARRLRELRSTVRGRSIVVGANIGKTKVVPLQDAVEDYRYSAAAVARWADYLVVNVSSPNTPGLRDLQNVESLRPILEAVREAGDAAAHRHVPLLVKIAPDLADEDVDAVADLVTDMGLDGVVATNTTIDHDLGEGGLSGAPLLPRSLEVVRRLRARLGEGPTIIGVGGISSIMDAELMLDAGADLLQAYTAFIYNGPAWPGRINRALATMRRPR
- a CDS encoding DUF488 domain-containing protein; translation: MILDIGLKSVREDPAAEDGYRVLVDRLWPRGVSKERAALDEWCQEIAPSADLRRGFHHGEISWEEFQARYRAELAQPERAEAVAHLRALAERGRLTLLYGTKDGDQRSNAPVLREALLRR
- a CDS encoding metal-sulfur cluster assembly factor — encoded protein: MSEPTGAPAPGAENPAGSPATTAPADAADNPMAAQHTPAQLSDVDVAAIEEALRDVIDPELGINVVDLGLLYGVAIEPDGTVVLDMTLTTAACPLTDVIEEQAAQALAYIVDKVRIQWVWLPPWGPDKITPEGREQLRALGFNV